A portion of the Lolium rigidum isolate FL_2022 chromosome 1, APGP_CSIRO_Lrig_0.1, whole genome shotgun sequence genome contains these proteins:
- the LOC124683053 gene encoding germin-like protein 8-11 has protein sequence MASSSFFLVLAAFLALVSWQAIASDPSPLQDFCVVDKNSPVLVNGFACKNPMDVNADDFFKAANLDKPRVTNKVGSNVTLINVMQIGGLNTLGISLARIDYAPLGQNPPHTHPRATEILTVLEGTLYVGFVTSNPENKFLSKILNKGDVFVFPVGLIHFQFNPNPYKPAVAIAALSSQNPGAITIANAVFGSKPPISDDVLAKAFQVEKKTIDWLQAQFWENNHN, from the exons ATGGCCTCCTCTTCTTTCTTCCTTGTCCTCGCTGCTTTTCTTGCGTTGGTCTCATGGCAAGCCATAGCCTCCGATCCTAGCCCTCTCCAAGACTTCTGTGTCGTCGATAAGAACTCTCCAG TGCTTGTCAatgggtttgcttgcaagaaTCCAATGGATGTCAATGCAGATGACTTCTTTAAGGCAGCTAACCTTGACAAGCCTAGAGTGACCAACAAAGTTGGATCCAACGTCACCTTGATCAATGTCATGCAGATCGGTGGCCTCAATACTCTAGGCATCTCACTAGCACGCATCGACTATGCACCCTTAGGTCAGAACCCACCACACACGCACCCTCGTGCCACCGAGATCCTGACGGTGCTCGAGGGGACATTGTATGTTGGCTTTGTCACGTCCAACCCGGAAAACAAGTTCCTctccaagattctcaacaaaggcGATGTGTTTGTGTTCCCTGTGGGGCTCATCCACTTCCAATTCAACCCCAACCCCTACAAACCAGCGGTTGCAATTGCTGCTCTTAGTAGCCAGAACCCAGGGGCTATCACCATTGCCAATGCCGTGTTTGGATCAAAGCCACCAATCTCAGATGATGTTCTTGCAAAGGCGTTTCAAGTGGAGAAGAAGACGATAGACTGGCTTCAGGCTCAATTCTGGGAGAACAACCACAACTAA
- the LOC124683054 gene encoding germin-like protein 8-7, producing MATSYILLAALLALVSWQAVASDPSPLQDFCVADKYSPVLVNGFVCKDPKVVSADDFFMAANLDKPRDTTNKVGSNVTLINAMKIPGLNTLGISIVRIDYAPLGENPPHTHPRATEILTVLEGALYVGFVTSNPENKLFTKKLEKGDVFVFPVGLIHFQFNPCPNKPAVAIAALSSQNPGTITIANAVFGSKPPISDDVLAKAFQVEKNTVKWLQAQFWADNQN from the exons ATGGCAACCTCCTACATCCTTCTTGCTGCTCTTCTTGCGCTGGTCTCATGGCAGGCAGTGGCTTCTGACCCAAGTCCTCTTCAGGACTTCTGCGTTGCTGACAAGTACTCTCCAG TGCTTGTCAATGGATTTGTGTGCAAGGACCCGAAGGTCGTGAGCGCGGACGACTTCTTCATGGCAGCCAACCTCGACAAGCCCAGGGACACCACCAACAAGGTTGGGTCCAACGTGACCTTGATCAACGCCATGAAGATCCCTGGCCTTAACACGCTCGGCATCTCTATTGTGCGGATCGACTATGCGCCGCTAGGCGAGAACCCACCACACACACACCCCCGTGCCACTGAGATTCTCACAGTTCTCGAGGGGGCGCTCTACGTCGGTTTTGTGACTTCAAACCCGGAAAACAAGCTTTTCACCAAGAAGCTCGAGAAAGGTGATGTATTTGTGTTCCCTGTAGGGCTCATCCACTTCCAATTCAACCCTTGCCCAAACAAGCCGGCAGTGGCGATTGCTGCACTCAGCAGCCAGAATCCTGGCACAATCACCATTGCCAATGCAGTGTTCGGATCAAAGCCACCAATCTCAGACGATGTCCTAGCTAAAGCTTTCCAGGTGGAAAAGAATACAGTGAAGTGGCTCCAAGCACAGTTTTGGGCAGACAACCAAAACTAA